The Winogradskyella schleiferi genome has a window encoding:
- a CDS encoding GIN domain-containing protein, whose protein sequence is MKKLVLILFITLVATPIVTAQSDEKIKGDRNVTIKQTYIDDFHTIVVDGDFSIEVVYNSKPSVNVEADDNLHEVIQFNVVDGILTFIETMRITSKKKLKITVNYGDGLHTIETRGDGEIRSLTSMELGDVTLTTADDSRAYLNINAKTINYKSSGKSKTRLNLNAESTKIELSDNSKLDALINSKITGFILYQRADAVVEGTANSSIFQLDSSTNFDGAKFDVKTADASLEDSSDLTISANERITIAASGDSEIYLFGNPAITITKFEDTSKLQKKMR, encoded by the coding sequence ATGAAAAAATTAGTACTCATTCTTTTTATAACACTTGTTGCTACACCAATAGTAACGGCACAATCGGATGAAAAAATTAAAGGCGATAGAAACGTCACTATCAAACAAACTTACATTGATGATTTCCATACAATAGTAGTTGATGGCGATTTTTCAATCGAAGTGGTTTATAATAGTAAGCCTTCCGTAAATGTGGAAGCCGATGATAATTTACATGAAGTGATTCAATTCAACGTGGTTGATGGTATTCTCACATTTATTGAAACCATGCGCATAACCTCTAAGAAGAAATTGAAAATAACCGTAAATTATGGTGATGGGCTTCATACCATTGAAACCAGAGGTGATGGCGAGATCAGATCATTGACATCTATGGAACTTGGTGATGTGACCCTTACTACAGCGGATGATTCTAGAGCCTACTTAAATATTAATGCAAAAACCATCAATTACAAGAGCTCCGGAAAATCGAAAACACGCTTAAACCTTAACGCAGAAAGCACGAAAATTGAATTAAGCGATAATAGTAAATTAGATGCTTTAATTAATAGTAAAATCACAGGTTTTATATTGTACCAACGTGCTGATGCTGTGGTTGAAGGTACAGCTAATAGCTCTATTTTTCAATTGGATAGTTCAACCAATTTTGATGGTGCAAAATTTGACGTAAAAACGGCTGATGCCAGTTTAGAAGACAGTAGTGATTTAACGATTTCCGCAAACGAACGTATTACCATAGCCGCTTCTGGCGATAGTGAAATTTACCTTTTTGGAAATCCTGCAATAACCATCACAAAGTTTGAAGATACTTCTAAACTACAGAAGAAGATGCGTTAA
- a CDS encoding DUF2652 domain-containing protein, with amino-acid sequence MLICIPDISGFTKFMSAAEAEISAKVIPALLNQIIYANEIGLRVSEIEGDAVLFFKRGELPSLKQLIDQCTYFYSEFYKQLATLDQKFETSGKPIIKSLGLKIILHFGEEVEAVNIGKHIKLMGEDVVIAHKLLKNTIDKDDYILFSQTLLNQYNTDDLDKRLFWSQLGKGDENYKHIGDVNYAYVDLKPLNSLNSTKY; translated from the coding sequence ATGTTAATCTGTATTCCCGACATTAGTGGCTTCACAAAATTTATGAGTGCTGCTGAAGCCGAAATTAGTGCAAAAGTGATACCAGCATTACTGAACCAAATAATATACGCTAACGAAATTGGATTAAGGGTCTCCGAAATTGAAGGTGATGCTGTGCTTTTTTTCAAAAGAGGAGAATTACCATCATTGAAACAACTGATTGACCAGTGCACTTATTTTTATTCTGAATTTTATAAACAATTAGCAACCTTAGACCAGAAATTTGAAACAAGTGGCAAACCCATTATTAAGTCATTAGGACTAAAAATAATTCTACACTTTGGAGAAGAGGTTGAAGCTGTAAACATTGGAAAACATATAAAATTAATGGGCGAAGATGTTGTTATTGCACACAAACTTTTAAAAAACACCATTGACAAAGACGACTATATTTTATTTTCTCAAACGTTATTGAATCAATACAATACCGACGATTTAGACAAAAGGTTATTCTGGTCACAACTCGGTAAAGGTGACGAAAATTATAAGCACATTGGAGATGTGAACTATGCTTATGTTGATCTCAAACCTCTAAATTCATTAAATTCAACAAAATACTAA
- a CDS encoding hemerythrin domain-containing protein, whose translation MNIYEAIRKDHDIQRNLLDKLVDTSGDTKTRTHLFKELRKELTLHANAEERHFYKPLIPTDKMQDHARHGIAEHHEIDELVEQLEKTEMDSSAWLKIAKDLKHKVEHHLEDEEHSFFQLSGKVFSEKQKEELATKYNDYMQEHR comes from the coding sequence ATGAATATTTATGAAGCCATTAGAAAAGATCACGATATCCAACGCAATTTATTAGACAAATTGGTGGACACATCTGGCGATACAAAGACGCGAACCCATTTGTTTAAAGAGCTTCGCAAAGAGTTGACCCTTCATGCTAATGCTGAAGAAAGACATTTTTACAAACCATTGATTCCAACCGATAAGATGCAAGATCACGCCAGACATGGTATTGCAGAGCATCATGAAATTGATGAACTTGTTGAACAATTGGAGAAAACCGAAATGGACTCTTCGGCCTGGTTAAAAATTGCTAAAGATTTAAAGCATAAAGTGGAGCATCATTTAGAAGATGAAGAACATTCGTTTTTTCAACTTTCAGGAAAAGTATTCAGCGAAAAGCAGAAAGAGGAGTTAGCCACAAAATATAACGACTATATGCAAGAGCATAGGTAA
- a CDS encoding DUF1328 family protein, whose protein sequence is MLRWTITFVIIAIIAAILGFGGIAGAAAGIAKIVFFIFIVLFVLSLLKGVVKK, encoded by the coding sequence ATGTTACGTTGGACAATCACATTCGTTATAATAGCAATCATAGCAGCCATTCTTGGCTTTGGAGGCATTGCTGGAGCAGCAGCAGGAATCGCTAAAATCGTATTCTTTATATTTATAGTGCTTTTTGTACTATCTTTATTAAAAGGAGTTGTAAAAAAATAA
- a CDS encoding ferritin-like domain-containing protein — translation MAAYTEEVGKKLNALLEKNYDGEKGYHKAAENTDHVGLKTYFGRKAQERKSFGHDLKSEIRTFGEDVDKGGSFTGAAHRTWMDVKALFSADDAESMLEEAIRGEKAAVEEYNDVLQETSLPSSTKSILLSQKNQIESDLSQVKSLENLK, via the coding sequence ATGGCAGCATACACAGAAGAAGTAGGAAAGAAGTTAAATGCATTATTAGAAAAGAATTATGATGGTGAAAAGGGCTATCATAAAGCTGCAGAAAACACGGATCACGTCGGATTAAAGACTTATTTTGGTCGCAAGGCTCAGGAAAGAAAATCGTTTGGACACGATCTTAAGTCAGAAATCAGAACTTTTGGAGAAGACGTAGATAAAGGAGGAAGCTTTACAGGCGCAGCACATAGAACATGGATGGACGTAAAAGCTTTGTTCTCCGCTGATGACGCAGAATCAATGTTAGAGGAAGCGATAAGAGGCGAGAAAGCAGCAGTAGAGGAATACAACGACGTATTACAAGAAACTAGCTTGCCTAGCAGTACAAAGTCAATTTTACTGTCTCAGAAAAATCAAATTGAAAGCGATTTATCTCAAGTAAAATCCTTAGAGAATTTGAAGTAA
- the trxB gene encoding thioredoxin-disulfide reductase has protein sequence MSDTIEKVKCLIIGSGPAGYTAAIYASRANMFPVLYQGEQPGGQLTTTNDVENFPGYPDGITGPEMMIELQKQAERFGTDVRHGWITKVDFSGDIHKAWVNEEKEIHADTIIISTGASAKYLNLPSEQKYLKLGGGVSACAVCDGFFYRNQEVVIVGAGDSACEEAHYLSKLCKKVTMLVRRDEFRASKIMARRVKNTENIEILYNTETEEVLGDGQVVTGVRVFNNQTNEKHDIKATGFFVAIGHKPNTDIFKEYLDLDETGYIINAKPGTSKTNVEGVFVSGDAADHVYRQAITAAGTGCMAALDAERYLAAKDSDFEVATSTYN, from the coding sequence ATGTCTGATACAATTGAAAAAGTAAAGTGTTTAATTATAGGTTCTGGACCAGCAGGATACACAGCCGCAATATATGCATCTAGAGCTAATATGTTTCCTGTGTTATATCAAGGGGAACAGCCTGGTGGTCAATTAACAACAACTAATGATGTTGAAAATTTCCCAGGTTATCCTGATGGAATCACAGGGCCAGAAATGATGATTGAGCTACAAAAACAAGCCGAACGTTTTGGAACAGATGTTCGCCATGGCTGGATTACAAAAGTTGACTTTTCTGGAGATATTCATAAGGCTTGGGTCAATGAAGAGAAAGAAATTCATGCTGATACCATAATTATATCAACAGGAGCTTCTGCAAAATATTTAAACCTGCCATCTGAACAAAAATATCTAAAACTAGGTGGCGGTGTTTCTGCCTGTGCGGTTTGTGATGGTTTCTTTTATAGAAATCAAGAAGTGGTAATTGTAGGCGCAGGAGATTCCGCTTGTGAGGAAGCCCATTATTTGAGTAAACTTTGTAAAAAAGTAACCATGTTGGTAAGACGTGACGAATTTAGAGCCTCTAAAATTATGGCAAGACGCGTTAAAAATACAGAGAATATTGAAATCTTATATAATACAGAAACCGAAGAAGTGTTAGGAGATGGTCAAGTAGTGACTGGAGTTCGTGTATTTAATAATCAAACCAACGAAAAGCACGATATTAAGGCGACAGGTTTCTTCGTGGCGATTGGTCATAAACCAAACACGGATATTTTTAAAGAGTATTTAGATTTAGATGAAACGGGTTATATCATTAATGCCAAACCAGGAACAAGCAAAACCAATGTAGAAGGAGTGTTTGTAAGTGGAGATGCCGCAGACCATGTTTATAGACAAGCCATTACAGCAGCCGGAACAGGTTGTATGGCAGCTTTGGATGCTGAGCGTTATTTAGCGGCTAAAGATTCTGATTTTGAAGTGGCAACTTCGACCTATAATTAA
- a CDS encoding YceI family protein produces the protein MIKTVSIIFLFFFGFVFTAFSEVETIESKESTVVLSSESYLKIKGKTNVGAFECHFDMTTISTEIRINYRDYDNSIKFNNTKLTLPNIEFNCGGKAINRDFNKLLNTEEFPEIVLKLKEISKVHANDNETTAVIEITLSNIVRTYAVPICITKGSDLHVNGVMPLNINDFNLTAPTKMLGMVKVSPEIEIQFSLNILE, from the coding sequence ATGATTAAGACAGTTTCAATTATCTTTTTGTTTTTCTTTGGATTTGTGTTTACTGCTTTTTCTGAAGTAGAAACGATAGAATCTAAAGAATCAACAGTGGTTCTATCTTCTGAAAGTTATCTTAAAATTAAAGGTAAGACTAATGTTGGTGCATTTGAATGTCATTTTGATATGACGACTATTTCAACCGAGATTAGAATTAATTATAGAGATTATGACAATAGTATAAAATTTAATAACACCAAGTTAACACTACCTAATATTGAATTTAATTGTGGTGGTAAGGCTATTAATAGAGACTTTAATAAATTACTTAATACTGAGGAATTCCCTGAGATAGTACTTAAGTTAAAAGAAATCTCAAAAGTTCATGCCAACGATAACGAAACGACGGCAGTCATAGAAATTACATTGAGTAATATTGTAAGGACATATGCAGTTCCTATTTGTATAACTAAGGGCAGTGATTTACATGTAAATGGTGTGATGCCTTTAAATATTAACGACTTTAATTTAACTGCACCAACCAAAATGCTGGGTATGGTTAAGGTATCGCCTGAAATTGAGATTCAGTTTTCTCTTAACATATTAGAATGA
- a CDS encoding helix-turn-helix domain-containing protein: MIEIALTPSNTKDILTQISEHLDGTIEERWGEYTMTIDNANACGNITYIPFDWGVNLLDFDIKFYKEFVLRIEAEDFNPIRFIYNLKGAFTHRVGVQNEEHKTQQFQSVIFANKSVGVNYLHFLKNETLQINVIQIVRKEFLKKKTTDVSSLNKKLYEVFVDTDHENRFVHYGELNLKMADDVKSIHNIKSKGMLRILKIEAKVYEILSQHIQQHNRQSSGKKLPKSLTKQELRTIKKICDIIQKEPAKQYSLDQMSLDYGLSQAKLQDGFKFLYKRTVTEFIRHIRLEKARNLIKTTDLNISQIVYSIGFTSRSYFSKIFKEKYGISPNEFKKQIISKVKMQ; the protein is encoded by the coding sequence ATGATCGAAATAGCACTAACACCTTCGAACACTAAAGATATCCTGACTCAAATCTCTGAGCATTTGGACGGAACTATCGAAGAACGTTGGGGTGAATACACCATGACAATTGACAATGCCAATGCGTGTGGTAATATCACTTATATACCTTTTGATTGGGGCGTTAATTTATTGGATTTTGATATTAAATTTTATAAGGAATTTGTCCTTAGAATTGAAGCTGAAGATTTCAATCCTATACGATTTATTTATAACCTAAAAGGTGCTTTTACACATCGCGTAGGCGTACAAAACGAAGAGCATAAAACCCAACAGTTTCAATCCGTAATTTTTGCTAATAAATCTGTCGGTGTTAATTATTTGCACTTTCTTAAAAATGAAACGCTTCAAATAAACGTCATTCAAATAGTACGCAAGGAGTTTTTGAAGAAAAAAACCACAGATGTCTCTTCGCTAAACAAAAAATTATATGAAGTTTTTGTAGACACAGATCATGAAAACCGATTTGTACATTATGGAGAATTGAATTTAAAAATGGCGGATGATGTAAAGTCTATTCACAACATTAAATCGAAAGGAATGCTGCGCATATTAAAAATCGAAGCCAAGGTTTATGAAATTCTTTCGCAGCATATCCAACAACACAATAGACAAAGTAGTGGTAAAAAACTACCTAAATCATTAACAAAGCAAGAACTTAGAACAATTAAGAAAATTTGTGACATAATTCAAAAAGAACCTGCAAAACAATACTCCTTAGATCAAATGTCCTTAGATTACGGCTTGTCCCAAGCTAAGCTTCAAGATGGTTTTAAGTTTCTTTATAAACGAACAGTTACTGAATTTATTCGTCATATAAGATTAGAAAAAGCAAGGAATTTAATAAAAACCACGGATTTAAATATTTCTCAAATTGTATATTCCATTGGTTTTACCAGCAGAAGTTATTTTTCAAAAATTTTTAAAGAAAAATATGGAATTTCACCTAATGAATTTAAAAAGCAAATTATTTCAAAAGTAAAAATGCAATAA
- a CDS encoding DUF6327 family protein produces MKEYTTFKEIENDLKRHKLERDIAWEELKLIKSEFKEDLQPLNWVSTALKLTGKYSFIALIRKWIFGK; encoded by the coding sequence ATGAAAGAATATACTACTTTTAAAGAGATTGAAAACGATTTGAAACGTCATAAATTGGAGCGTGATATTGCTTGGGAAGAACTTAAGTTGATTAAAAGTGAGTTTAAGGAAGATCTGCAACCATTGAACTGGGTGAGCACGGCATTGAAACTTACAGGAAAATACAGTTTTATCGCCTTGATAAGGAAATGGATTTTCGGTAAATAA
- a CDS encoding SOS response-associated peptidase family protein: protein MFYKLSNTNNVLKIEDAFDAKFKYPLLYKTAPIINGLSEQSLPVITMNNPKQIDYAIWGILPQEYKEDWDSFQSLTNTLNISINKINTLDWAYPLLNEQRCLVIVSGFFTSYLFDGEVYPFFVYEENHKPFALAGIYSTLADGFLSVSLITTALKNDFKNIHNIGHDFPIAMDNAHCKKWLSNDLELSNSRIENINRLELKAHTISREFYKNDIIYDDVLEPADYVGLPILSLK from the coding sequence ATGTTTTATAAATTATCAAATACAAACAATGTACTGAAAATTGAAGATGCTTTTGATGCTAAATTTAAATACCCGCTACTTTACAAAACCGCTCCAATTATAAACGGACTTTCAGAACAGTCTTTACCAGTTATTACCATGAATAATCCTAAACAAATTGATTATGCAATTTGGGGAATATTGCCGCAAGAGTATAAGGAAGATTGGGATAGTTTTCAGAGCCTTACTAATACGCTCAATATTTCAATAAATAAAATCAATACTTTAGATTGGGCTTATCCATTACTAAATGAACAGCGATGTCTAGTAATTGTTTCTGGGTTTTTTACCTCTTATTTATTTGATGGCGAAGTATATCCATTTTTTGTTTATGAAGAGAATCACAAACCATTTGCTTTGGCAGGTATTTATTCAACTTTAGCTGATGGTTTTTTATCGGTAAGCCTAATTACTACGGCATTAAAAAATGATTTCAAGAATATACACAATATAGGCCATGATTTTCCGATTGCCATGGATAACGCGCATTGTAAAAAATGGTTGAGCAACGATTTGGAATTGTCAAATTCGCGCATAGAAAATATTAATAGACTCGAATTGAAGGCACATACAATATCTCGGGAATTTTATAAAAATGATATTATTTATGATGATGTGCTAGAACCCGCTGATTATGTTGGTTTACCTATTCTTTCCCTGAAATAG
- a CDS encoding head GIN domain-containing protein, translated as MTTLTRIIVTSIISLLLLSCNLIEGVDGNGHVINVERDISSDFNEIKVSQGLDLYITQSDNVSLSIEADENLQDIIMTEVENSVLRIYATENIRRANSKKIMLNVETISAIKATSGSDVYSKNTIKVTDLELNSTSGADVKLDVKTKSLNCHATSGSDIKLSGSTNALIAEATSGSDINASELEAETSNVRATSGADISVNTSKSLIAKATSGGDIRYSGNPENLEKSDTSAGSVRKQ; from the coding sequence ATGACCACACTAACAAGAATTATCGTAACCAGTATTATTAGTTTACTATTACTTTCCTGTAATTTGATAGAAGGTGTCGATGGCAATGGCCATGTTATAAACGTAGAAAGAGATATTTCATCAGACTTCAACGAAATTAAAGTCAGCCAAGGTTTAGACCTTTACATTACACAATCTGACAATGTCTCATTATCTATTGAAGCAGATGAAAACCTTCAAGATATTATTATGACAGAAGTTGAAAATAGTGTATTAAGAATCTATGCCACAGAAAACATAAGACGTGCCAATTCGAAAAAAATAATGTTGAATGTTGAAACCATTTCAGCGATTAAAGCAACAAGTGGCAGTGATGTCTATTCTAAAAACACCATTAAAGTTACGGATTTAGAATTAAACAGTACAAGTGGTGCTGACGTTAAGTTGGATGTAAAAACGAAATCTTTAAACTGTCATGCCACAAGCGGAAGCGATATAAAATTGAGTGGTTCTACAAACGCATTGATTGCTGAAGCCACTAGTGGAAGTGATATTAACGCATCAGAGCTTGAGGCCGAAACCTCTAATGTTAGGGCCACAAGTGGAGCGGATATTTCTGTCAATACATCAAAATCGTTAATCGCTAAGGCCACCAGTGGTGGCGATATTAGATACTCTGGAAATCCTGAAAACCTAGAAAAATCAGATACTTCTGCAGGAAGTGTTAGAAAACAATGA
- a CDS encoding YceI family protein, with product MIFIIIGNGYYLNLCINIENTIMNIKNTGMKNSIKLPSFFLSVLLISLFSFQIATSQNYTLNNSASVLEVHGTSSLHDWTLETEKQSGKVVITNSETLEISSLNISVVAESLKSGKSAMDKNTFKALNTDDHKTIDFSLTSLKQVTKVSDQSFKISALGKLTISGVTKSITIDMTVRLEGNKVFLDGEKSFKMTDFGIDPPKALLGTIKTGDEIKIEFKSVFEQK from the coding sequence ATGATTTTTATCATAATTGGTAATGGTTATTATTTAAATCTTTGCATAAATATTGAAAACACAATTATGAATATTAAAAACACAGGTATGAAAAATTCAATTAAACTCCCAAGCTTCTTTTTATCAGTTTTACTAATTAGTCTATTTTCTTTTCAGATTGCTACATCTCAAAATTATACTCTAAATAATTCGGCTTCTGTTTTAGAAGTGCATGGTACTTCTTCTTTGCACGATTGGACATTAGAGACGGAAAAACAATCAGGTAAAGTGGTTATCACCAACTCAGAAACACTAGAGATTAGTAGTCTTAATATTTCTGTAGTTGCAGAAAGTCTTAAAAGTGGAAAATCCGCGATGGATAAAAACACTTTTAAAGCTTTAAACACAGATGATCATAAAACTATTGACTTTAGCCTTACTTCCTTAAAACAAGTTACTAAGGTGTCTGATCAATCTTTCAAAATTTCTGCTTTAGGAAAATTAACAATTTCTGGCGTAACTAAATCAATTACCATTGATATGACAGTGAGATTGGAAGGAAATAAAGTTTTCCTAGATGGTGAAAAATCCTTTAAAATGACTGATTTTGGAATTGATCCGCCTAAAGCTTTATTAGGAACTATCAAAACAGGTGATGAAATTAAAATTGAATTCAAATCAGTATTCGAACAAAAATAG